The genomic stretch GGAAGCATGGTCAGCGCCGCGGCCCGATGTGCGCGCACGAGGTCCCCGGTGATGAGCGTGGTGTCGTCCACCAGCAGCGCGAGCTCGCCCGGGGTCTTGCTGCCGTGCAGCTCCAGCGCCACCACGCCGGGAACCACCAGGTCGCCTTCGCCAACGAAGCGGCCACACGCGACCGGGAACCCCGCGCTCTCCCCGCGCGGGCCCACCACCTCGGCGCCGAAGCGCGCTGACAGCTCTTCCGTCGCGCGCGTGTGGTCGCTGTTGGTCACCACGATGGTGGTCACGGCCCCGAGCGCCTCCACGTGCGCCAGGTCGTGCGCCGACAAGGGCAGCGGGTCCACCAGCAGCACGCCTTCGTCGCGGACAAGCGCGTACCCGTGGAAGTCGATGTTGCGCGCTTCGTCGAAGCGGGACCAAGAGAACAGGTCGGGGCGGTGCAGGGTCTTCATGGTTTTCGCAACAGTCGGAGAGAACTGCACGCCGCGCAAGCGGTCACGCGTTCGGCGGGACTCACGTGAAGACAGCGGGCGCCCCCGCCTCGACCACGCGGCGCGCCCCGTCCACGTCCACCGCCGCTGTCACCAGCAGGTCCTGCAGCAGGGACTCGGGCAAGCACACCTGGAACTTGGACACGCGCCCGCGCACCGCGCCCTCGGCGTGCTTCCGCGCGTCTTCCAGCGTTGGGTGCCCCTCGCTCCGCCAGCGCCCGAGCAGCGCCCGCACCGCGGCGGCGCTCTTGCCCGCCTCTTCCTTCAGCGTCACCAGCGCGTCCACCAGCGCCGGGCTGAACGGGTACAGCTGCCGGAAGGCCGCGCCGTCGAGCGCGCCCAGCATGGTGTCCCACGAGTCACCGGCCCCGCGCCGCAGCATCTCGAACGCGGCGTCCAGCTGGGCACGGGCGGCCGCATCCTTGGGGCGCACCACACGCTTCTCCACCACGGCGGGCAGGTTGCGATCCTCCAGCTTGATGGAGTCGAAGCGCCCCTCCCAGTGCTCCAGCGACTCGTGCAGGCGCGCGCTCTCGTCGCCCGCGTACTCCTCCATGAAGTGCGACTTACCGCTGCCGAAGCTGCCGTGCAGATACGCCGCCTGGCTCTTCCCGTCGCGCAGCGCGCTGCCCACCAACCCCAGCGCCCGGTCGAAAGCGTCCACCAACGGCGGCGTCGCCACGAAGTCCCCCGCCGTCTTCTCGGGGTCGTCCACCCCCTCCGTCAGCTTCAGGACAAAGTCGCCCTTCCGCACCTGGTCCGGCAGGTCGAGCAGGTCACGAACACGGGGGCTGGCAGAAGGCGGGGTGGCCATGAAGCAGGGGTCTCGCTAAAGCGCGTCGCG from Sandaracinaceae bacterium encodes the following:
- a CDS encoding MBL fold metallo-hydrolase, whose translation is MKTLHRPDLFSWSRFDEARNIDFHGYALVRDEGVLLVDPLPLSAHDLAHVEALGAVTTIVVTNSDHTRATEELSARFGAEVVGPRGESAGFPVACGRFVGEGDLVVPGVVALELHGSKTPGELALLVDDTTLITGDLVRAHRAAALTMLPDAKLVDRARAVDSVRRLAALERVEAVLVGDGWPVFRDGHRALAELARSLDG